One window of Akkermansia biwaensis genomic DNA carries:
- the hisH gene encoding imidazole glycerol phosphate synthase subunit HisH: MKLGVIDYGAGNLRSVLNTFEAAGVHGHLVRTPEDAEGVTHLVLPGVGAFGDCAEKLRGQGLAPLIREWIEADRPFLGICVGYQVLFESGEEDEGVPGLGLFKGRVVRFPESELKVPHMGWNRLSLSHPADPVWQGMGEDPYFYFVHSYYPVPEDSSLVAASCTYGVRFAAAIRRGNLVATQFHPEKSQKLGVQLLKNFVSL; this comes from the coding sequence ATGAAACTCGGTGTGATTGATTACGGGGCGGGCAATCTCCGCAGTGTGCTGAATACGTTTGAAGCCGCCGGAGTGCACGGCCATCTGGTCCGCACGCCGGAGGATGCGGAGGGCGTTACCCATCTGGTGCTGCCGGGCGTGGGTGCGTTCGGAGACTGCGCTGAAAAGCTCCGCGGCCAGGGGCTGGCCCCCTTGATCCGGGAATGGATTGAGGCGGACAGGCCTTTCCTGGGCATTTGCGTGGGTTACCAGGTTCTCTTTGAGAGCGGGGAGGAAGATGAAGGCGTGCCCGGACTGGGCCTCTTCAAGGGCCGCGTAGTGCGTTTCCCGGAATCCGAGCTCAAGGTGCCCCACATGGGGTGGAACCGCCTTTCCCTGTCCCATCCGGCGGACCCCGTCTGGCAGGGCATGGGGGAAGACCCCTATTTCTACTTTGTGCATTCCTACTATCCCGTTCCGGAGGACAGTTCCCTGGTTGCCGCTTCCTGTACCTACGGAGTGCGTTTTGCCGCCGCCATCAGGCGCGGAAACCTGGTAGCCACGCAATTCCACCCGGAAAAAAGCCAGAAACTGGGAGTGCAGCTGCTGAAAAACTTTGTTTCCCTGTAG